The following proteins are co-located in the Silene latifolia isolate original U9 population chromosome 1, ASM4854445v1, whole genome shotgun sequence genome:
- the LOC141586806 gene encoding major allergen Mal d 1-like: protein MGVSTHTMVDCTSPVAAARLFNAFCIDNHNFMPKALPNFVKSVDVVHGDAGTVGSVRQLNFPEGKPFKYAKNRVDEIDAGKFYCKYTTIEGDVLRENIEYVVHESTFEPSGNGTHYTMVTHYHTKGDFVVTDEHVAAGKENIKKMFDTASEYLAANPQLYA, encoded by the exons ATGGGAGTTTCAACACACACAATGGTCGATTGCACTAGCCCTGTGGCCGCGGCTAGGTTGTTTAATGCTTTCTGCATTGATAACCATAATTTCATGCCAAAAGCGTTACCCAATTTTGTTAAAAGTGTAGACGTTGTTCATGGTGATGCCGGCACTGTTGGGTCTGTTAGACAACTCAACTTCCCCGAAG GGAAACCCTTCAAGTACGCGAAAAACAGAGTAGATGAAATTGACGCAGGCAAGTTCTACTGCAAGTACACAACCATTGAAGGTGATGTCCTTCGTGAAAACATAGAATATGTAGTTCACGAGAGCACCTTCGAGCCATCAGGGAACGGGACTCACTACACGATGGTAACACACTACCACACCAAGGGAGATTTTGTGGTCACTGATGAGCACGTCGCAGCTGGAAAAGAGAACATCAAGAAAATGTTCGACACCGCTTCAGAATACCTCGCTGCCAATCCTCAGCTCTATGCTTGA
- the LOC141603268 gene encoding kinesin-like protein KIN-14I, with the protein MAASEALSFSVASVVEDVLQQHENRPSRRLDLDSRRAEEAAIRRYEAFNWLRKMVGVVVAKDLPAEPSEEEFRLGLRSGLILCNVLNKVQPGAVSKVVESPTDSACIPDGAALSAYQYFENVRNFLVAVEEIGLPSFEASDLAQGGISARVVNSVLALKSYHEWKQAGGSGLWKFGGNVKPTTSAVKQFVRKNSEPFTNSISRNSSMSEKSLTPFCQDVDNNRMPSSRSLSSLVQALLSDKKPEEVPQLVESVLSKVVEEFEQRMGAQNDLMNQPRQGTSKELSAFHGNKSFTKMSSDNFKAEDINYPVTKKETFRGKHTSDEKLKGQLVKQREIFNKQGHDIQELKHTLQTTKAGMQFMQSKFHEDLRNLGSHMHGLAQAASGYHKVLEENRRLYNEVQDLKGSIRVYCRVRPFLGGQPSYTSAIEHFEEGNITIRAPSKHGSGHKSFSFNKVFGPSATQAEVFSDMQPLIRSVLDGYNVCIFAYGQTGSGKTFTMSGPRDLTEESQGVNYRSLGDLFYLAEQRKHTFRYDVAVQMIEIYNEQVRDLLVSDGLNRRLEIRNSSQNGLNVPEASLVPVSSTSDVIHLMNVGHRNRAVGATALNDRSSRSHSCLTVHVQGKDLTTGGILRGCMHLVDLAGSERVDKSEVTGDRLKEAQHINKSLSALGDVIASLAQRNAHVPYRNSKLTQLLQDSLGGQAKTLMFVHISPEPEAVGETISTLKFAERVATVELGAAQVNKDGADVKELKEQIASLKAALARKEGQSTRPRHLEARSPERCRLKADGPSPIRPNHRQPMGDVANAEVFSKSTSRQKRQSFDLDELLKNSPPWPPVITPVQNCGDEEKDTDSGEWVDKIMVNKQDSIPKPENQLRCWEAENGDMTDSSFYQKYFPDGPKLYSDQSYNIFSGSNQFEVTHGDDLNELDAATSDSSEPDLLWQFNHSKLPTLSNGNGMKTKKFDVKPSKSPELSKSISTLGPSPSKKLQNGRIQKNGRQQHVSVEGKRRPGNRN; encoded by the exons ATGGCTGCTAGTGAAGCGTTGTCGTTTAGTGTAGCTTCAGTAGTTGAAGATGTTCTTCAACAGCACGAAAATCGTCCCTCCAGACGTCTTGATTTAGATTCTCGAAGAGCTGAGGAAGCTG CTATAAGGAGATATGAAGCATTCAATTGGCTTAGGAAGATGGTGGGAGTAGTAGTTGCGAAAGATCTACCAGCCGAGCCGTCGGAAGAAGAGTTTAGGCTTGGTTTGAGAAGTGGGTTGATCCTTTGCAATGTGTTGAACAAGGTTCAACCTGGGGCTGTATCAAAG GTGGTTGAGAGTCCCACTGATTCTGCCTGTATACCTGATGGAGCAGCTCTATCTGCTTACCAGTATTTTGAAAATGTCAGGAATTTTCTTGTGGCTGTCGAAGAAATCGGTCTTCCTTCTTTTGAGGCCTCTGATCTTGCGCAA GGAGGAATATCAGCTAGGGTGGTGAACTCTGTTCTAGCCCTCAAATCCTATCATGAATGGAAGCAGGCTGGGGGTTCTGGTTTATGGAAATTTGGTGGTAATGTAAAACCCACCACGTCAGCTGTAAAACAATTTGTGCGCAAGAACTCGGAGCCTTTTACTAATTCCATATCCAGAAACTCGTCAATGTCTGAGAAATCTTTGACTCCCTTTTGCCAAGATGTTGATAATAATAGAATG CCAAGTTCCAGATCCTTGAGCTCACTTGTACAGGCACTTTTATCGGACAAGAAGCCTGAAGAAGTGCCACAG TTGGTGGAGTCAGTACTCAGTAAGGTTGTGGAGGAGTTTGAGCAGCGTATGGGAGCCCAAAATGACCTG ATGAATCAACCAAGGCAAGGAACATCAAAAGAATTATCTGCATTTCATGGAAATAAATCATTTACAAAAATGTCTTCTGATAACTTTAAG GCTGAAGATATAAATTATCCTGTAACAAAGAAGGAGACCTTTCGTGGCAAACATACCAGCGATGAGAAGTTGAAAGGCCAGCTTGTTAAGCAAAGGGAGATTTTCAATAAGCAAGGACATGATATACAG GAGCTGAAACATACTCTTCAAACTACTAAAGCTGGCATGCAGTTTATGCAATCAAAATTCCATGAAGATCTTCGCAATCTTG GCTCACACATGCATGGCCTAGCTCAAGCTGCTTCTGGGTATCACAAGGTTCTTGAAGAAAATCGCAGGCTGTATAATGAAGTGCAAGATCTCAAGG GGAGTATCAGGGTTTACTGTCGTGTAAGACCCTTTTTAGGCGGGCAGCCAAGCTACACAAGTGCCATTGAACACTTTGAGGAAGGAAATATAACAATCAGAGCACCTTCTAAGCATGGAAGCGGTCACAAATCCTTCAGCTTTAACAAAGTGTTTGGGCCATCAGCGACACAGG CTGAAGTCTTCTCGGATATGCAGCCACTTATTCGGTCTGTTCTTGATGGTTACAATGTGTGTATATTTGCATATGGCCAGACAGGCTCAGGGAAAACTTTTACTATG TCTGGACCAAGAGACCTGACGGAGGAGAGTCAAGGTGTTAATTACAGATCTTTGGGTGACCTATTCTATCTCGCAGAACAGAGGAAACACACGTTTCGTTACGATGTTGCTGTCCAGATGATTGAAATATATAATGAGCAAGTTAGAGATCTTCTTGTTAGCGACGGACTGAATAGAAG ATTAGAAATTCGCAATAGTTCTCAAAATGGGCTAAATGTCCCAGAAGCAAGTCTTGTTCCGGTGTCATCAACATCTGATGTAATACATCTCATGAATGTTGGACATCGAAACCGAGCGGTTGGTGCAACAGCCCTAAATGACCGTAGTAGTCGTTCTCACAG TTGTTTAACGGTGCACGTTCAAGGTAAAGATCTGACAACGGGTGGCATACTGCGAGGGTGTATGCATTTGGTTGACCTTGCAGGAAGCGAAAGGGTGGATAAATCAGAGGTTACCGGAGATAGGCTAAAAGAAGCTCAACACATTAACAAATCTCTCTCAGCTTTAGGAGATGTGATAGCATCGCTTGCTCAACGAAACGCGCATGTTCCTTACAGAAATAGCAAGTTGACTCAGTTGCTTCAAGATTCACTAG GAGGACAGGCCAAAACACTTATGTTTGTTCACATAAGTCCTGAACCTGAAGCTGTTGGAGAAACTATTAGCACACTGAAATTTGCGGAGCGGGTTGCAACTGTTGAACTTGGTGCTGCCCAAGTAAATAAAGATGGTGCAGATGTAAAGGAGCTTAAGGAGCAG ATTGCTAGTCTCAAGGCGGCTCTCGCAAGGAAGGAGGGACAATCTACCCGTCCTCGCCATTTAGAAGCTAGAAGTCCTGAAAGATGTAGACTTAAAGCTGATGGCCCTTCTCCTATTCGTCCTAATCACCGACAACCAATGGGAGATGTTGCCAACGCAGAG GTATTTTCCAAGTCTACTTCTCGACAGAAACGACAAAGCTTTGATCTCGATGAGTTGTTAAAGAACTCACCTCCATGGCCTCCTGTAATTACACCTGTGCAAAATTGCGGAGATGAGGAAAAAGACACAGATTCCGGTGAATGGGTGGACAAGATCATGGTGAACAAGCAAGATTCCATTCCAAAACCCGAGAATCAATTGCGTTGTTGGGAAGCTGAGAATGGAGACATGACTGATTCCTCCTTTTACCAGAAATATTTTCCAGACGGTCCTAAACTATATTCGGATCAATCATATAACATATTTAGTGGAAGTAACCAATTCGAAGTAACCCATGGCGATGACTTGAATGAGCTTGATGCTGCCACAAGTGACTCATCTGAGCCTGATTTGCTCTGGCAATTTAATCATAGTAAACTTCCTACACTCTCAAATGGAAATGGGATGAAGACGAAGAAATTTGATGTAAAGCCATCTAAGAGTCCAGAATTGAG TAAGTCCATTTCAACACTAGGTCCTTCACCTTCCAAAAAGTTACAGAATGGGCGAATCCAGAAAAATGGAAGACAGCAACATGTTTCCGTTGAGGGGAAAAGGAGGCCTGGAAACAGAAACTAG
- the LOC141586738 gene encoding major allergen Pyr c 1-like: protein MGVSTHTLVDCTSPVAAARLFNAFCIDSHNFLPKALPSFVKSVDLVHGEPGTVGCVRQLNFPDGKPFKYAKNRVDEIDAGKFYCKYTTIEGDVLRENLECVVYESRFEASGSGTHYTMVVHYHTKGDFVVTDEHVAAGKQNLKKMFEAASEYLAANPQLYA from the exons ATGGGCGTTTCAACACACACATTGGTCGACTGCACTAGCCCTGTGGCCGCGGCCAGGTTGTTCAATGCTTTCTGTATTGATAGCCATAATTTCTTGCCCAAAGCGTTGCCAAGTTTTGTGAAAAGTGTAGACTTAGTTCATGGTGAACCCGGCACTGTTGGGTGTGTCAGACAACTCAACTTTCCTGATG GAAAACCATTCAAATACGCGAAAAACAGAGTAGATGAAATTGATGCAGGCAAGTTCTACTGCAAGTACACAACCATTGAAGGCGATGTCCTTCGTGAAAACCTTGAATGCGTAGTTTACGAGAGCAGATTTGAGGCTTCTGGTAGCGGGACCCACTACACAATGGTGGTACACTACCACACCAAGGGAGATTTTGTGGTGACAGATGAGCACGTAGCAGCTGGGAAACAGAACCTCAAGAAGATGTTCGAGGCTGCTTCAGAATACCTCGCTGCCAATCCTCAGCTCTATGCTTGA